In the Paenibacillus sp. genome, TGGTCACGACACAATAGACCGCTTGCCATAGCCCAAGGGCGAGGACGGAGAACGCCACAGGAACGAGTCCGTCCCAGACGTACGCGGCGGACAGCCAAACGAGCGGGAGTCCGGCGTACAGCAGGGCAATCGGCGCACGGCGTCGAATTTTTTTTAATAGCTTGTATTGATAGATGATTTTATCGGTTTGCGTCTGCACCTCGGCTGCCTCCGCTTGTGCGGTGCGGTTCATGCACTTCGCTTGCCGCTCCCACATATGATATAGGAAATTAAAGGGCCTTGACGCCCTGTCGATTCTCAATTATAGCAAAGTTGCGAAAAAAAAGTTTAGAGATTTGGATGAAAGGCAATACTGGGAGTAAAAAAGGAAAGGTGAGCTGCCCATGAGTGCGCTGCAACCCGAAGAGCTGCCGATGTCCTGCACCTGTATCATTTGCGAACAAACGCGAGCCGAAGGCATTCATATTTGCGGACAATTCATCTGCGCGGACTGCGAGCAGGAGATGGTACGGACGGACGTGAAGGACGAAAAGTACCCGTTCTTCATTATGCAGATGAAACGGGTTTGGTATAAAAAAGACGCCTGACCGATGCGGACTATATCCCATAAAAAGGAGCCTCCCGGGCATGAATCGGGCGGCTTTTTTTTCGCACGGGGACAAGGTAAGATAGAAGCACGAGTTTCAGAGAGGGAGATCGATGGATGGACGAGGCAAGTGCGTATCGGGCGCCGATCGTTGAAGCGCTGCAAGCGTATGCGGCGGGGAGGAAGGCGTCGTTCCATGTGCCTGGACATAAGGCCGGAGCCGCTTTCGCGGCGGAGACGTCCGCTGTGGCGTGGCTGGAGGCGATAGGCGCCTATGACGCGACGGAGCTGCCGGGCTTGGACGATCTGCATGCGCCCGTGGGGGCGATCGCGGAAGCGCAGCGGCTCGCCGCGGACTGTTTCGGGGCGGACCGGACGTATTTCCTCGTCGGCGGCAGCACGGCGGGCAATTTGGCGGCGATTCAGGCGGCCGTCGGGCCGGGGGAGCTGATCGTCATGCAGCGGGACGCGCATAAATCGGCGATCCATGCGCTGATGCTGCGCGGCGCCGGAGCGTCGTTCGTGCCGCCGGACATCGACGAAAGCACGGGGCTTGCCCGCGGCCCGTCGGCTGCGGGGGTGGCTCGTGCGTTGGACGAGCATCCCGAGGCGAAGGCGGTGTTCGTCACGAGTCCGAACTATTACGGGTACGCGGTCGACATCGCCGCCATCGCCGAAGCGGCGCATGCGCGGGGGAAGCCGCTCATCGTCGACGAAGCGCACGGCGCGCATTTCGGCATGCACCCGGCGTTCCCGAACTCGGCGCTGCGTCAGGGGGCCGACGTCGTCATCCAATCGACGCACAAAATGCTTCAAGCGCTGACGATGGGGGCGATGCTGCACGTAAGGGGCGACCGGCTGCCGGCGGAGCGGATCGAGGCGCTGCTGCGCATGCTCCAGAGCTCCAGTCCGTCCTACCCGATCCTTGCATCCCTAGATTGGGCACGCCGGGAGCTCCACGTCCGAGGCGCCGAGGCGTTCGAGGGCGCGCTGCGGGCGATCGAGGAGCTGCACGAGGCGCTGCGGCCGCAACATCGCCGGTTCGCCTCGCTGCGCACCGACGATCCGATGAAGCCGCTGCTGAGCGACCGGGCGGGCGCCTTGTCCGGTTACGCGCTGCTGGACCGGTTGGCGGAGCTCGGCATCTACACGGAAATGGCCACGGAGCGGCATGTCGTTCTCGCGTGCAGCGCGGCGACGCGGGCGGAAGACATGTCGGCGCTGCTCGCGGCGCTGGATGAAATTGATTTGCGAAATCCGGCGAAAAAGAAGGAAAACGCGACGTTTTCCTCGAATAGATACACATGGGGGCCGATTTCTTCGTCCATACCCGTCTTTTTCGACGCAGGGGGCAAGAATTCGCCGTCCGCCGCGGCCGACGTCGTCGAAGTCCGATTGGAGGATGCCGTCGGAATGGCGAGCGCGGAGATGGTCGTACCGTATCCGCCGGGCATTCCGCTGCTGTACCCGGGCGAGACGATCACGCGCGAGGCGGCGGAGACGCTGCTTCGGTTAAGGGAACAAGGCGCGGCGGTACAGGGGCCGAAGGACCATACGCTGCGAATGCTGCGCGTACGGAGGAACCCATTTGACAGCTAGGCAATATACTATGTTAGGAGCCTGCAAGTGAAAGGCTTGTTTATTACATTCGAAGGACCCGACGGGTCCGGCAAAACGACGCAAATGCGAAGGCTCGTCGAGCGGCTGCAAGCGAAAGGCGAGGAAGTCGTCGTCACGAGGGAGCCGGGAGGCACGCCGATCGGCGATCGGATCCGGGAGCTGATTTTGTCTCCGGATCATAAGGAAATGGAAGACCACACGGAAGTGCTGCTGTACGCGGCGTCCCGGGCGCAGCACGTGCGCGAAGTCATCGTGCCGGCGCTCGAAGCCGGAAAC is a window encoding:
- a CDS encoding aminotransferase class I/II-fold pyridoxal phosphate-dependent enzyme — encoded protein: MDEASAYRAPIVEALQAYAAGRKASFHVPGHKAGAAFAAETSAVAWLEAIGAYDATELPGLDDLHAPVGAIAEAQRLAADCFGADRTYFLVGGSTAGNLAAIQAAVGPGELIVMQRDAHKSAIHALMLRGAGASFVPPDIDESTGLARGPSAAGVARALDEHPEAKAVFVTSPNYYGYAVDIAAIAEAAHARGKPLIVDEAHGAHFGMHPAFPNSALRQGADVVIQSTHKMLQALTMGAMLHVRGDRLPAERIEALLRMLQSSSPSYPILASLDWARRELHVRGAEAFEGALRAIEELHEALRPQHRRFASLRTDDPMKPLLSDRAGALSGYALLDRLAELGIYTEMATERHVVLACSAATRAEDMSALLAALDEIDLRNPAKKKENATFSSNRYTWGPISSSIPVFFDAGGKNSPSAAADVVEVRLEDAVGMASAEMVVPYPPGIPLLYPGETITREAAETLLRLREQGAAVQGPKDHTLRMLRVRRNPFDS
- a CDS encoding sigma factor G inhibitor Gin; protein product: MSALQPEELPMSCTCIICEQTRAEGIHICGQFICADCEQEMVRTDVKDEKYPFFIMQMKRVWYKKDA